Genomic window (Gelria sp. Kuro-4):
CCTGTTCGCCGAGATCGACAAACTCAAGGCCGCGGCCCGGGCGCGGGGCGTGGATGTGATCGACCTGGGGATCGGTGACCCGGACAAGCCTACACCCGAGCATGTGGTGGAGGCGCTGGCCGCGGCGGCCCGCGACCCGGCGACGCACCGCTATCCCCCCTATGAGGGCCTGTCTGAGCTCAAGCAAGCCATTGCCCGCTGGTACGACGAGCGCTACGGGGTAAAGCTCGATCCGGAAAACGAAGTGCTGGTACTCATCGGTTCCAAGGAAGGTATTGCGCACGTCTTTTGGGCCTTCGTGGACCCCGGGGATGTCACCCTGGTACCGGACCCGGCCTACCCGGTGTACCGCACCGGTACGCTCCTCGCCGGCGGCCGGCCGTACACAATGCCCCTGACCCCCGAGCGCGGGTTCCTGCCCGACCTTACGGCCGTGGAACCGGAAGTGGCCGAGCAGGCGAAACTCCTTTTTCTCAACTACCCGAACAACCCCACCGCGGCGGTGGCGCCGCCCGAGTTCTTCGCTGAAGTGGTGGACTTTGCCCGCCGCCACAACATCATCGTCTGCCACGACTTTGCCTACTGCGAGACCACCTTTGACGGTTACCGGGCGCCGTCTTTTCTGGCGACACCGGGGGCGAAAGAGGTGGGCATCGAGTTCAACTCCCTCTCCAAACCGTACAACATGACGGGTTGGCGCGTGGGCTTTGCCGTAGGTAACAAGGAAGTCCTGGCGGCCCTCTCCATCATCAAGACCAATGTCGACTCCGGCGTGTTTGACGCCGTGCAGCTGGCGGCGCGCGCCGCCCTGACCGGCCCGCAGGACATCATCGAGCGCATGAACAAGATCTACACCGGCCGGCGCAACGTCATCATCCAAGGTCTGAACAGCTTGGGTTGGCGGCTGGAGCCCACCAAGGCCACCTTTTACGTCTGGGCGCCGGTGCCGGCGGGTTACACCTCTAAAGAGTTTGCCGCGCTCTTACTCGAGCAGGCCGGGGTGAACGTGGCGCCCGGCAACGGCTACGGTGAGCAGGGCGAGGGCTTTTTCCGCATTGCCCTTACCGTGGACGAAGACCGCCTGGCCGAGGCGGTAAAGCGGCTGCGGCAGGCGGGCATCACTTTTGCAGGGAAGCGATAACGTGCACAGCATGACCGGCTTTGGCCGGGGCAGCGCCCGAGCGGGCGACACAACGTTCACGGTGGAGATTCGTACCCTCAACCACCGTTTTGTCGAGTGGATGCTGCACCTGCCCCACGAACTGGGCGAGTGGGAAGAGCGCCTGCGCCAGAGGCTCGGCCGGGCGCTGGCCCGCGGCCGGGTAGAGGTGTGGGTTACGGTGAGCGGCCGGGCGTGGCCCAAAACGGTACGGGTGGACAAGCAGCTGGCGGCCGCGTACTGGCAGGCAGCCCAAGCTCTGGCGGCGGAGCTTAACACGGAAACGGGGGTTACGCCGGGCTTCTTGCTCACCCTTCCCGAGGTGGTCCAGGTGGAGGAGGAGCAGGTTGACCTGGAGGCCTGGTGGCCGGCCTGCGCGGCGGCCCTGGAAGAGGCGCTGGCGCAGGTCCTGGCGATGCGGGCGCGCGAAGGGAAGGCCCTGGCCGCCGATCTAAGGGAGCGTGCTCTTAACCTGCGTCAGCTCCATACAGCACTCGAGCGGGAAGCCGCCCAAGTTCCCCGCCTCTACCGGGATAGGCTGAAGGAACGTCTGGCTACACTAGAGGTGGCGGGCGGTATCGACGAGCTCAGGCTGGCACAGGAGGTGGCGCTTCTGGCCGACCGGGCGGACGTTACCGAAGAGCTGGTGCGGCTGGCGAGCCATCTGGATCAGCTCGTACAAGCGCTGGCAGGGGAGGGTCCGGTGGGCCGGCGCCTGGAGTTCTTGCTGCAGGAGGCCAACCGCGAGGTTAACACCATCGGTGCCAAGGCGCAGGGCCTCAGCCTCGGCCAGCTGGTGGTTGAGTGCAAAGCGGAGCTGGAGAAGATGCGTGAACAGGTGCAAAACATCGAGTAGGAAAGAGCGCTGCCCGGGGACCGGCGCGGCGGTCCAGCCTACGGAGGAGGTTTAAGTGGTGGAAATACGTCTCATCAACATCGGTTTCGGCAACATCGTTTCGGCCAACCGCATCGTGGCCATTGTGAGCCCCGAGTCGGCGCCCATCAAGCGCATCGTCCAGGAGGCCCGGGACAGGGGCATGCTCATTGACGCCACCTACGGGCGGCGCACGCGGGCGGTGATCATCACCGACAGCGACCACGTGATCCTCTCGGCGGTGCAGCCGGAGACGGTGGCCAACCGCCTGGCGGACCACGATGAAGAGGACGACGAAGAAGAGTAAGGGGTGAGGTAAGTGCCGCAGGGCTTGCTGGTGGTGCTTTCGGGGCCTTCCGGCGCCGGCAAGGGCACTGTTTGCCAGCTGCTCCGGCAGCGCAATTCCGCCCTGGCCTACTCGGTGTCCGCCACCACGAGGCGCCCTCGTCCCGGTGAACGGGACGGGGTCAACTATTTCTTTCTCACCCGGGAAGAGTTTCTCGCCAAGCGCGCGGCAGGGGAGTTTCTGGAGTCGGCGGAGGTGTACGGCAACCTTTACGGAACGCCGCGCTCGTACGTGCAGGAAAAGCTGGCCGGGGGGCAGGACGTGCTGCTGGAGATCGACACGCAAGGAGCCATGCAGGTGAAGACGAACTACCCCGCAGGGGTGTTTATTTTCCTGCTGCCGCCTTCCCTGGTGGAACTGGAGGCGCGGATAACGCGCCGGGGCACGGAAAACCTGGGAGAAAGGGCGCGCCGCCTGGCGGCCGCCCAGAGCGAAATCGCTCAGGTACGTTCTTATGACTACGTGGTGATCAACGACAAGGTGGAGCAAGCTGTGGCCCGGGTGGAGGCCATTCTCTTGGCGGAGCATACCCGGGTGGAGCGCTTTAGCGATGCCGAGCTAAAGGAACTACTGGGGGGACAGTTGGTATGAAAGGACCAAGCCTGGCAACGCTGCGGAAGAGGATCCCGAACAAATACCTGCTGGTGGCGGCTACGGCCAAGCGTGCCCGGCAACTCATGAACGGTGCGGCTCCTCGCCTTCCAGAGGTTGAAGGCAAGGCTGTTACCATGGCGCTGGAGGAATTTGCCGCCGGTGTGGTGACCGTGGTGACGCCGGGAGCGGAGGGCCAGGTTGAGGATAAAAGGCAGGGGTGACCGGTGGCGGAAAAGACGGTGATCCTCGGCGTAACCGGCGGCATTGCCGCCTATAAGGCGGCGGAGGTGGCCAGCCGCCTGGTTCAGGCCGGGCATACGGTTAAGGTGATTATGACAGAGGCGGCCACCCGTTTTGTGGCACCGCTTACCTTTCAAACCCTCACCGGCCAGCCCGTGGTGGTTGACATGTTCGCTGCCCCGCCGGTCTGGAACGTCGCCCATGTCGCTTACGCCGCGGCGGCGGATTTAGTGCTCATCGCTCCCGCCACCGCCGACGTGCTGGCCAAACTGGCCCATGGCTTGGCCGACGATATGTTGACGACGACGGTGTTGGCGACGCGGGCGCCGGTGCTGGTGGCGCCGGCCATGAACAGCAGCATGTACCTTAACCCCGCCGTGCAGCAGAACCTGGCCATTTTGCGCGGGCGGGGTTTCCACATGGTGGAGCCGGAGACCGGCCGGCTGGCTTGCGGCACGAGCGGCCCCGGACGCCTGGCGGCCCCGGAAGCCATTGTGGCAGCGGCGGAAGAGCTGCTCAGGCCGGCCTGCGACCTGGCGGGCTGGCGGGTGGTGGTGACGGCCGGCCCGACGCGCGAGGCGCTCGACCCGGTGCGCTTTTTGTCCAATCGCTCGAGCGGCAAGATGGGCTATGCCCTGGCGCAGGTGGCGGCGGCCCGCGGCGCGGCGGTGACTTTAATCAGCGGGCCGACGGCCCTGGCGGTCCCGCCCGGGGTGGAGCGGGTCGAGGTGACCACCGCTGCGGAGATGTGCGCCGCCGTGCTGGAGCATTTTTCCGGGGCAACGGCGCTGGTGATGGCGGCGGCGGTGGCGGACTGGCGGCCCAAGGCCTTCAGCCCGGAAAAGATTAAGAAAGGCGAGCATAAGTCCCTGCTCCTGGAGCTGGAGCGGACGCCCGATATTCTGGCGGCGGTGGCGCCGCGCAAAAAGCCGGGACAGCTGGTGATCGGCTTTGCCGCGGAAAGCTCGCGCCTTACCGAGAACGCCCGGGAGAAGTTGCTAAGGAAGCGGCTGGATTTCATTGTGGCCAACGACATCACTCGCAGCGACGCCGGCTTTGCCAGCGATGCCAATGAGGTGAAGATACTGTGGCCGGATGGGCGGGTGGAGGAGCTGCCGCGGGCCGCGAAGGAGGAGGTGGCTGCGGCCATCTGGAACCGGGCGGTGGCGGCGCGAAAGGATATGGCAGACGCGGCGCCGAAATAACCACGGGGGAGGGTGAAGCGATGCCGGAGCTGGCCGCCGTGGTGGTGGACCTTGTAAACCCGGGGACGAACAGGGCCTTTACGTACAGCGTCCCGGTGGAGCTGGCCGGCCGGGTGCGCTGCGGGACCGCGGTCCGCGTACCATTTAACAAGCGGTGGCTGACGGGCTACGTGGTCCCGGAGGCGGCGCCGCCGGTGGAGGGCGTACGGTCCATCGCCGCCGTGCTGGCCGAGGGCCTGTTTACACCGGCCGGCTGGGAACTGGTGCGCTGGCTCAGCGAGCGTTACGTCTGCCACCTGGTGGAAGCCCTGCGCCTTATCCTACCGCCGCGGGCCGGGGCGCAGGCGGCGCGCGCCCGGCAGTTTAAGGTGGGGCTGGCCGTCCCGCCGGAAGAGGCCCTGGCCTTAAGCCGGGAACTGGAAAGACGCGCCCCGGCTCAGGCCCGC
Coding sequences:
- the coaBC gene encoding bifunctional phosphopantothenoylcysteine decarboxylase/phosphopantothenate--cysteine ligase CoaBC, producing the protein MAEKTVILGVTGGIAAYKAAEVASRLVQAGHTVKVIMTEAATRFVAPLTFQTLTGQPVVVDMFAAPPVWNVAHVAYAAAADLVLIAPATADVLAKLAHGLADDMLTTTVLATRAPVLVAPAMNSSMYLNPAVQQNLAILRGRGFHMVEPETGRLACGTSGPGRLAAPEAIVAAAEELLRPACDLAGWRVVVTAGPTREALDPVRFLSNRSSGKMGYALAQVAAARGAAVTLISGPTALAVPPGVERVEVTTAAEMCAAVLEHFSGATALVMAAAVADWRPKAFSPEKIKKGEHKSLLLELERTPDILAAVAPRKKPGQLVIGFAAESSRLTENAREKLLRKRLDFIVANDITRSDAGFASDANEVKILWPDGRVEELPRAAKEEVAAAIWNRAVAARKDMADAAPK
- a CDS encoding LL-diaminopimelate aminotransferase: MQRAKRIAAIPPYLFAEIDKLKAAARARGVDVIDLGIGDPDKPTPEHVVEALAAAARDPATHRYPPYEGLSELKQAIARWYDERYGVKLDPENEVLVLIGSKEGIAHVFWAFVDPGDVTLVPDPAYPVYRTGTLLAGGRPYTMPLTPERGFLPDLTAVEPEVAEQAKLLFLNYPNNPTAAVAPPEFFAEVVDFARRHNIIVCHDFAYCETTFDGYRAPSFLATPGAKEVGIEFNSLSKPYNMTGWRVGFAVGNKEVLAALSIIKTNVDSGVFDAVQLAARAALTGPQDIIERMNKIYTGRRNVIIQGLNSLGWRLEPTKATFYVWAPVPAGYTSKEFAALLLEQAGVNVAPGNGYGEQGEGFFRIALTVDEDRLAEAVKRLRQAGITFAGKR
- the gmk gene encoding guanylate kinase encodes the protein MPQGLLVVLSGPSGAGKGTVCQLLRQRNSALAYSVSATTRRPRPGERDGVNYFFLTREEFLAKRAAGEFLESAEVYGNLYGTPRSYVQEKLAGGQDVLLEIDTQGAMQVKTNYPAGVFIFLLPPSLVELEARITRRGTENLGERARRLAAAQSEIAQVRSYDYVVINDKVEQAVARVEAILLAEHTRVERFSDAELKELLGGQLV
- a CDS encoding YicC/YloC family endoribonuclease, producing MTGFGRGSARAGDTTFTVEIRTLNHRFVEWMLHLPHELGEWEERLRQRLGRALARGRVEVWVTVSGRAWPKTVRVDKQLAAAYWQAAQALAAELNTETGVTPGFLLTLPEVVQVEEEQVDLEAWWPACAAALEEALAQVLAMRAREGKALAADLRERALNLRQLHTALEREAAQVPRLYRDRLKERLATLEVAGGIDELRLAQEVALLADRADVTEELVRLASHLDQLVQALAGEGPVGRRLEFLLQEANREVNTIGAKAQGLSLGQLVVECKAELEKMREQVQNIE
- the rpoZ gene encoding DNA-directed RNA polymerase subunit omega is translated as MKGPSLATLRKRIPNKYLLVAATAKRARQLMNGAAPRLPEVEGKAVTMALEEFAAGVVTVVTPGAEGQVEDKRQG
- the remA gene encoding extracellular matrix/biofilm regulator RemA translates to MEIRLINIGFGNIVSANRIVAIVSPESAPIKRIVQEARDRGMLIDATYGRRTRAVIITDSDHVILSAVQPETVANRLADHDEEDDEEE